The proteins below come from a single Epinephelus moara isolate mb chromosome 19, YSFRI_EMoa_1.0, whole genome shotgun sequence genomic window:
- the kif11 gene encoding kinesin-like protein KIF11: MASHNLSGLKREEKGRNIQVVVRCRPFNTTERKSSYGVMECDSNRKEVTVKTGGINDKASRKTYTFDMVFGPAAKQIDVYRSVVCPILDEVIMGYNCTVFAYGQTGTGKTFTMEGERSPDEEFTWEEDPLAGIIPRTLHQIFEKLSENGTEFSVKVSLLEIYNEELFDLLSPSEDVNERLQLFDDPRNKRGVVVKGLEEVTVHNKDEVYQILERGSAKRRTASTLMNAYSSRSHSVFSVTIHMKEITLDGEELVKIGKLNLVDLAGSENIGRSGAVDKRAREAGNINQSLLTLGRVITALVDKRPHIPYRESKLTRILQDSLGGRTKTSIIATVSPSSSNLEETLSTLEYASRAKNIMNKPEVNQKLTKRTLIKEYTEEIERLKRDLAATRDKNGVYLSAENYEQMMTQISAHEEHSVEYTDRIAVMEEELRKVTELFSDSKTKLEQCTVDLDEKQQRLEETSKDLQQTKDKLSQEEFICSELTSAQESLYDTAGQLLSTVDASTSDVSGLHDKLDRKKKVEQHNSQIQQSFSQRMEGAFSNMQRCVQQQGAKHHNMLSGYSQAIDGVLVMNEAALKGALTTVESVVGGVGQLVAEGVARCQDRVKQQEALCQQDKESLLQLLEEHRQDMEEVLVVRTLMGLSAVKELNDTLRATVETQRALADKVEAMKEVGVFFGGLVRELAGLREEAVKGLSSLQAEHDKLEDEIRQAQDRHQTGMKQTIQCLQDQLNLLAIEATRDYTDLRSASKALQKPLQLLQENITSGCSTVERQASAQADLLSSTSSSLASSLRLTTNESQQALEEMTGCCSHLHSSVSGLVERDVQWSSRVREHAESKAQEHLSLTGKISTEAQTLHQSVEMRCSEQLRTAEEELSGRKEEVKRALVAVQNQTSQDRTVLDQQQAELQEYVETSQQVVQGFLQEELQQDVPTGATPQRREFVYPRRLEKSRSRGELLEILRRQQEELQAAMEEEEEEQEEEDKHSQVDHDSLEDELSTCNESVATEASFNDENLVFNESKRVPFFKQKKGGKKEAKTLSRPKATENEASTPQKSRLPLRCQN, translated from the exons GCCTTTTAACACGACGGAGCGCAAATCATCCTACGGGGTCATGGAGTGCGATTCAAACAGGAAGGAGGTGACCGTGAAGACGGGAGGGATAAACGACAAGGCGTCACGAAAGACCTACACATTTGACATG GTGTTTGGTCCAGCTGCCAAACAGATTGATGTGTACAGAAGTGTCGTTTGCCCCATTTTGGATGAAGTCATCATGGGATACAACTGCACTGTTTTTGC CTACGGTCAGACTGGAACAGGAAAGACGTTCAccatggagggagagaggagtcCAGATGAGGAGTTCACCTgggaggag gACCCTCTGGCTGGCATCATCCCCAGGACGCTGCACCAGATCTTTGAGAAGCTTTCCGAGAACGGCACAGAGTTCTCCGTCAAAGTCTCCTTGCTGGAGATCTACAACGAGGAGCTGTTCGACCTGCTGAGCCCCAGCGAGGACGTCAACGAGCGTCTGCAGCTCTTCGACGACCCGCGTAACAAG CGTGGTGTGGTGGTGAAGGGTCTGGAGGAGGTGACGGTTCACAACAAAGATGAGGTTTATCAGATCTTGGAGAGAGGATCAGCCAAGAGGAGGACGGCCTCCACGCTCATGAACGCCTACTCCAG TCGCTCCCACTCTGTGTTCTCGGTCACCATCCACATGAAGGAGATTACCCTGGATGGAGAGGAACTGGTGAAGATCGGTAAACTCAATCTG GTGGATCTCGCCGGTAGTGAGAACATCGGGCGTTCGGGTGCGGTGGACAAGCGAGCTCGCGAGGCGGGAAACATCAACCAGTCTCTGCTGACGCTGGGCCGAGTGATCACCGCGCTGGTGGACAAAAGGCCTCACATCCCATACAG AGAGTCAAAGCTGACCAGAATCCTGCAGGACTCTCTGGGAGGACGAACCAAAACCTCCATCATCGCCACCGTGTCGCCTTCCTCCAGCAACCTGGAA GAGACTCTGAGCACGCTGGAGTACGCCAGCAGAGCCAAGAACATCATGAACAAACCCGAGGTCAACCAGAAACTCACCAAGAGGACGCTCATTAAG GAATACACAGAGGAGATCGAGCGTCTGAAGCGCGACCTGGCCGCCACTCGAGACAAAAATGGAGTTTACCTGTCTGCAGAGAACTACGA gcagATGATGACTCAGATCAGCGCCCATGAGGAGCACTCTGTCGAGTACACCGACAGGATCGCTGTCATGGAGGAGGAACTGAGGAAG gTGACAGAGCTGTTTTCTGACAGTAAAACCAAGCTGGAGCAGTGTACTGTAGACCTCGACGAGAAGCAGCAGAG gcTGGAGGAGACGAGCAAAGACCTGCAGCAGACCAAAGACAAGCTGAGTCAGGAGGAGTTCATCTGCTCGGAGCTCACCTCAGCTCAGGAATCCCTCTACGACACAGCGGGACAG cTGCTGAGTACAGTGGATGCCAGCACCAGTGACGTGTCGGGCCTGCATGACAAGCTGGACAGGAAGAAAAAG GTGGAGCAGCACAACAGTCAGATCCAGCAGAGTTTTTCTCAGCGGATGGAGGGAGCGTTCAGCAACATGCAGCGCTGCGTTCAGCAGCAAGGAGCCAAACACCACAACATGCTGAGCGGCTACTCGCAGGCCATCG ACGGTGTGCTGGTGATGAATGAGGCGGCGCTGAAGGGAGCTCTGACCACCGTCGAGTCCGTCGTGGGAGGAGTCGGGCAGCTGGTGGCCGAGGGCGTTGCTCGCTGTCAGGACAGGGTGAAGCAACAGGAGGCGCTGTGTCAGCAGGACAAGGAGAGTCTACTGCAGCTGCTG gaAGAGCACCGACAGGACATGGAGGAGGTGCTGGTGGTTCGGACTCTGATGGGTCTGTCAGCTGTGAAGGAGCTCAACGACACTCTGAGAGCCACCGTGGAGACGCAGCGAGCTCTGGCCGACAAG GTGGAGGCGATGAAGGAGGTGGGCGTGTTCTTCGGCGGCTTGGTTCGGGAGCTGGCCGGGCTGCGGGAAGAAGCCGTGAAGGGTCTGAGCTCACTGCAGGCTGAACATGACAAGCTGGAGGACGAGATCAGACAGGCGCAGGACAGACACCAGACG GGTATGAAGCAGACCATCCAGTGCCTGCAGGACCAGCTCAACTTGCTCGCCATAGAGGCCACGAGGGACTACACCGACCTGCGCTCAGCCTCCAAAGCTCTGCAGAAACCTCTACAGCTCCTCCAGGAGAACATCACCAG CGGGTGCAGCACAGTAGAGCGTCAGGCCTCGGCCCAGGCagacctcctctcctccacctcctcttccctcGCCTCCTCTCTGCGTCTGACCACCAACGAGAGCCAGCAGGCCCTGGAGGAGATGACGGGCTGCTGCTCTCACCTCCACAGCTCTGTGTCTG GTCTGGTCGAACGTGACGTCCAGTGGAGCTCCAGAGTCAGGGAGCATGCAGAGAGTAAAGCCCAGGAACACCTCTCCCTGACGGGGAAGATTTCCACTGAAGCACAGACTCTCCATCAG AGCGTGGAGATGCGCTGCAGTGAACAGCTGAGAACAGCCGAGGAGGAACTGTCTGGTCGGAAGGAGGAGGTGAAGCGGGCTCTGGTGGCCGTGCAGAACCAGACCTCCCAAGACCGGACTGTCCTGGACCAACAGCAGGCCGAGCTGCAGGAGTACGTGGAGACGAGCCAACAGGTGGTCCAGGGCTTCCTGCAGGAGGAACTGCAGCAGGACGTTCCCACGG GTGCGACCCCCCAGCGTCGGGAGTTTGTGTATCCCAGGCGGCTGGAGAAGTCGCGAAGCCGTGGTGAGCTGCTGGAGATCCTGAGGAGGCagcaggaggagctgcaggccgctatggaggaagaggaggaggagcaggaggaggaagacaaacACAGCCAGGTTGATCAC GACTCTCTGGAGGACGAGCTGAGTACTTGTAATGAAAGTGTGGCCACGGAGGCGTCCTTCAACGACGAAAACCTCGTCTTCAACGAGAGCAAACGCGTTCCCTTCTTCAAG CAAAAGAAGGGCGGCAAGAAGGAGGCGAAGACCCTCTCCAGGCCGAAAGCGACAGAAAACGAAGCCTCAACACCTCAGAAATCCAGACTGCCACTCCGCTGTCAAAActaa
- the LOC126406709 gene encoding carcinoembryonic antigen-related cell adhesion molecule 1-like translates to MEKTAALWLLFAGLNFALAKDIPEYFMKGGKLTLELRPPSSEPINYILWKFEGNLLGEWVKGVVDLTYYSTFQGRTTLDTNTGRLEISNMTKADVGVYSVEINNKLQPDQYKAVLIKAVTQPKVVIRPLICGSTPERCTATCEANTTDAGPVTYSWKMGDEEWKQSDEIIDITKADTADVKTFTCRVKNPLDEKESERENNPLFGKDTPDGLGAGGIAGIIVVLIGAAAAATGVAWHQKKGPFKNRGSPNTDNAAENGQTLNKVTPDEDTAAENRESPKVTPDEALAAEKVPLKSPEAPSADGN, encoded by the coding sequence ATGGAGAAGACGGCGGCGTTGTGGCTTCTGTTTGCGGGGCTGAATTTCGCTCTGGCCAAAGATATACCGGAATACTTCATGAAGGGCGGCAAACTGACGCTGGAATTGAGGCCTCCATCTTCTGAACCTATCAACTACATCCTGTGGAAGTTCGAGGGTAACCTGCTGGGTGAATGGGTGAAAGGTGTAGttgacttgacctattacagcACCTTTCAGGGCCGCACAACcctggacacaaacactggacGTCTGGAAATCAGCAACATGACTAAAGCTGACGTCGGGGTGTATTCAGTGGAGATCAACAACAAGCTCCAGCCTGATCAATATAAGGCTGTGTTAATCAAAGCAGTCACCCAGCCTAAGGTAGTAATAAGACCCTTGATATGTGGCTCTACCCCGGAGAGGTGTACCGCGACCTGTGAAGCAAACACCACAGATGCTGGACCCGTCACCTACAGCTGGAAGATGGGAGACGAAGAGTGGAAGCAGTCGGACGAGATCATAGACATCACCAAGGCTGACACTGCGGATGTGAAGACCTTTACATGCCGGGTTAAGAACCCACTCGATGAGAAAGAAAGTGAACGCGAAAACAACCCGCTCTTCGGGAAGGACACGCCTGACGGCCTCGGTGCTGGGGGGATTGCGGGTATCATCGTTGTGCTCATcggggctgctgctgctgcgacgGGTGTGGCGTGGCATCAGAAGAAAGGCCCCTTCAAGAATCGAGGCAGCCCTAACACTGATAATGCAGCTGAAAATGGACAGACACTTAATAAAGTCACCCCAGACGAGgacactgcagctgaaaatCGAGAGTCACCTAAAGTCACTCCAGACGAGGCCCTTGCAGCTGAGAAAGTTCCTCTCAAGAGTCCAGAAGCCCCAAGTGCAGACGGAAACTAA